A genome region from Rutidosis leptorrhynchoides isolate AG116_Rl617_1_P2 unplaced genomic scaffold, CSIRO_AGI_Rlap_v1 contig400, whole genome shotgun sequence includes the following:
- the LOC139883447 gene encoding LOW QUALITY PROTEIN: F-box/LRR-repeat protein 15-like (The sequence of the model RefSeq protein was modified relative to this genomic sequence to represent the inferred CDS: deleted 1 base in 1 codon), whose translation MGALRERESWHDDDDAMPPLPPSRPALLLLCRRSERYTASDIDYGLKQGSDPPKEKMVYHHFPLHERYTGRNDNEDESGTSENDDLEVQMDLTDDLLHMVFSFLGQIDLCRAAMVCKQWQIASSHEDFWRCLNFENRDISLEQFEDMCRRYPNATEINILGVPSIHLLVTEAIDSLRLLESLTLGRGQLGDEFFHALPDCYMLKRLNVSDTTLGSGIQEISINHERLRHVKITKCRVMRISIRCPQLQTLSLKRSNMAQASLNCPLLRVLDISACHKLTDAAVRSAAISCPQLESLDMSNCTCVGDETLREIAGICANLHILNASYCPNLSLESVRLPMLTVLKLHSCEGITSASMAAIQYSHMLEVLELDNCSLLTSLSLDLPRLQNIRLVHCRKFADLNLRTIMLSSIMVSNCPALNRINITSNSLLKLALQKQEKLTSLALQCQSLQEVDLTDCESLTNSICEVFSDGGGCPVLKSLVLDNCESLTLVRICSTSLIGISLVGCRAITALELACPFLEQFCLDGCDHLVRASFCSVALQSLNLGICPKLNALSIQAPRMLLLELKGCGVLAEASINCPLLTSLDASFCSQLKDDCLTATTASCPLIESLILMSCPSIGSGGLYALRSLPNLTSLDLSYTFLMNLQPVFESCLQLKVLKLQACKYLSDTSLEPLYKRGALPALQELDLSYGTLCQSAIEELLTCCTHLTHVSLNACANMHDLNWGNNNSSFEQPNRLLQLLNCVGCPNIRKVIIPPAARCFHLTSLNLSLSANLKEVEVACFNLCVVNLSNCCSLEVLKLGCPRLTSLFLQSCNMDEEAVETALFNCSMLETLDVRFCPKIGSMSMGRFRGACPSLKRIFSSVLPKGGSSSLEALSE comes from the exons ATGGGAGCTCTACGTGAGAGAGAATCctggcatgatgatgatgatgctatgcCACCACTGCCTCCCTCCCGCCCCGCCCTCCTCTTACTGTGTCGGAGAAG TGAAAGATATACGGCTTCAGACATAGACTATGGTTTGAAGCAAGGTTCTGATCCACCAAAAGAAAAGATGGTTTATCACCATTTTCCGTTGCATGAAAGGTATACTGGCCGGAATGATAATGAAGATGAGAGCGGGACTTCTGAAAATGATGATTTAGAAGTTCAAATGGATCTCACAGATGACCTTCTGCACATG GTTTTCTCTTTCTTGGGTCAGATTGATCTTTGTCGTGCTGCTATGGTTTGTAAGCAATGGCAAATAGCCAGTTCACATGAAGATTTCTGGAGGTGCTTAAATTTTGAAAATCGAGATATTTCTCTTGAGCAAT TTGAGGATATGTGTCGGCGATACCCAAATGCGACCGAAATAAATATTTTGGGTGTTCCTTCTATCCATTTGCTTGTTACAGAAGCTATTGATTCATTAAGGTTG CTCGAGTCTTTGACTTTGGGGAGAGGTCAACTGGGAGATGAGTTTTTTCATGCATTACCTGATTGTTATATGCTGAAAAGATTGAATGTTAGTGATACTACACTTGGTAGCGGGATTCAGGAGATATCTATAAACCATGAGAGATTGCGCCATGTTAAGATAACTAAATGTCGTGTGATGCGCATATCCATCCG GTGTCCGCAACTTCAAACTTTGTCTTTGAAACGTAGTAACATGGCCCAGGCATCGCTCAACTGTCCTCTTTTGCGTGTCTTGGATATAAGCGCTTGTCACAAGCTTACTGATGCAGCAGTTCGTTCTGCAGCCATTTCATGCCCTCAGTTAGAGTCACTAGACATGTCAAATTGTACATGTGTTGGTGATGAAACGCTTCGGGAAATAGCAGGGATTTGTGCTAATCTTCACATTTTAAATGCATCGTACTGCCCGAACTTATCCCTTGAG TCTGTAAGACTTCCTATGTTAACAGTTCTGAAGTTGCACAGCTGTGAGGGTATCACGTCTGCTTCAATGGCTGCAATACAATACAGTCATATGCTGGAG GTATTGGAGCTTGATAATTGCAGTCTGTTGACTTCTCTGTCTCTAGACCTGCCTCGCTTGCAGAATATAAGGCTTGTACATTGTCGCAA GTTTGCAGATTTGAATCTACGAACTATTATGCTATCATCAATAATGGTGTCTAATTGCCCTGCACTCAACCGTATAAACATTACATCAAACTCACTACTA AAATTAGCGTTGCAGAAGCAAGAGAAATTGACATCACTAGCTTTGCAGTGCCAGTCATTGCAAGAAGTGGACCTTACAGATTGTGAATCTTTGACAAATTCCATCTGTGAAGTTTTTAGTGATGGTGGAGGATGTCCTGTGCTCAAGTCCTTGGTTCTTGACAACTGTGAG AGCTTGACACTCGTGAGAATCTGTAGCACGTCTTTAATTGGTATTTCCCTTGTCGGTTGTCGTGCAATTACTGCTCTTGAGCTGGCATGCCCGTTTCTTGAGCAATTTTGTTTGGATGGATGCGATCATCTCGTGAGAGCATCATTTTGTTCT GTCGCCCTTCAATCACTAAACCTGGGAATTTGCCCCAAATTGAACGCATTGAGCATTCAAGCTCCACGCATGTTGTTACTTGAGTTGAAAGGCTGTGGTGTTTTGGCAGAAGCCTCAATTAACTGTCCACTCTTGACATCTTTGGATGCTTCATTTTGCAG CCAACTCAAGGACGATTGTTTGACTGCAACAACTGCTTCATGTCCACTGATCGAGTCATTGATATTGATGTCATGCCCTTCTATTGGTTCTGGCGGACTTTATGCTTTGCGCTCTCTTCCAAATCTGACTTCACTTGATTTATCCTACACTTTCCTGATGAATTTGCAACCTGTTTTTGAATCTTGCTTGCAGCTTAAG GTATTAAAACTTCAAGCGTGCAAGTATCTGAGCGATACATCATTGGAACCTCTTTACAAGAGAGGTGCTCTGCCTGCTCTCCAAGAATTAGATTTGTCTTATGGGACTCTCTGTCAGTCTGCCATAGAGGAACTTTTAACCTGTTGTACTCACCTTACTCACGTGAGCTTGAATGCTTGTGCAAATATGCATGACTTGAATTGGGGAAATAATAATAGCTCCTTTGAGCAGCCAAATCGTCTACTCCAGCTCCTCAACTGTGTTGGTTGCCCAAATATCAGAAAGGTCATAATCCCTCCAGCTGCTCGTTGTTTCCATTTGACCTCATTGAACCTCTCTCTGTCTGCAAATCTAAAGGAAGTCGAAGTTGCCTGTTTT AATTTGTGTGTTGTAAATTTAAG CAATTGTTGTTCTTTGGAAGTGTTGAAGCTTGGTTGTCCAAGATTGACTAGTCTCTTTCTTCAG TCTTGTAACATGGATGAAGAAGCAGTTGAAACTGCTCTATTTAATTGTAGCATGCTGGAGACCCTTGATGTTCGTTTCTGTCCAAAG ATAGGATCAATGAGCATGGGAAGGTTTCGTGGTGCATGCCCTAGTTTGAAGCGGATCTTCAGCAGTGTCTTACCAAAGGGCGGCTCAAGCAGTTTGGAAGCTTTAAGCGAATAA